In a genomic window of Streptomyces pristinaespiralis:
- a CDS encoding metallopeptidase family protein — protein MDSPVPPRPAEPRPRRRDRHGRGMRGPVAPPQVPLSASRAETFRDLVQDSVERLERHWPQLADVDFLVLEVPGSPDESVPLGSAVPAAKDRPARIMIYRRPVEIRTKNRDERALLVHEVVVEQVAELLGLAPESVDPRYGQD, from the coding sequence ATGGACAGTCCCGTACCCCCCCGACCGGCAGAGCCGAGGCCCCGCCGCCGTGACCGCCACGGAAGAGGCATGCGCGGCCCCGTCGCTCCCCCGCAGGTGCCGCTCTCGGCCAGCCGTGCCGAGACGTTCCGTGACCTGGTCCAGGACTCGGTGGAGCGGCTGGAACGGCACTGGCCGCAGCTGGCCGATGTCGACTTCCTGGTCCTGGAGGTCCCTGGTTCGCCCGACGAGTCGGTGCCCCTGGGAAGTGCCGTCCCGGCCGCCAAGGACCGGCCCGCGCGGATCATGATCTACCGGCGCCCCGTCGAGATCCGGACAAAGAACCGCGACGAACGGGCACTTCTTGTGCACGAAGTGGTCGTCGAGCAGGTCGCGGAGCTGCTAGGGCTGGCGCCGGAGTCGGTCGACCCGCGCTACGGGCAGGACTGA
- a CDS encoding DUF3499 domain-containing protein, with translation MESRRSPLKSAVPSNVVSPVRRCSRTACGRPAVATLTYVYADSTAVLGPLATYAEPHCYDLCAEHSERLTAPRGWEVVRLTDGSAPARPSGDDLEALANAVREAARPQGRTAEAGGQGGRRSADPMEVARRGHLRVLRSPDS, from the coding sequence GTGGAGAGTCGTCGCAGCCCGCTCAAGAGTGCGGTACCGTCCAACGTCGTGAGCCCTGTACGTCGCTGTTCGCGCACCGCGTGCGGCCGCCCTGCCGTCGCGACACTGACGTACGTCTATGCCGATTCGACTGCGGTCCTCGGTCCGCTCGCCACCTACGCCGAGCCCCACTGCTACGACCTGTGCGCCGAGCACAGCGAGCGGCTGACGGCGCCACGCGGCTGGGAGGTCGTCCGGCTCACCGACGGCTCCGCCCCGGCCCGCCCCAGCGGCGACGATCTCGAAGCGCTCGCGAACGCGGTGCGCGAGGCGGCACGGCCCCAGGGACGCACGGCGGAAGCGGGCGGCCAGGGCGGCCGGCGTTCCGCGGACCCCATGGAGGTCGCGCGCCGCGGCCACCTGCGGGTGCTGCGTTCCCCCGACTCCTGA
- a CDS encoding phosphomannomutase/phosphoglucomutase, whose amino-acid sequence MDFRRGWAVAADLSQIVKAYDVRGVVPDQWDESLAELFGAAFVEVTGADGIVVGHDMRPSSPGLSGAFARGAAARGADVTLIGLCSTDQLYFASGHMGLPGAMFTASHNPAQYNGIKMCRAGAAPVGQDTGLADIRRLVETWSDEGAPAPAGTPGTVTERDTLTDYAEHLLSLVDLSAMRPLKVVVDAGNGMGGHTVPTVFGPLPVTLVPMYFELDGTFPNHEANPLDPANIVDLQARVREEGADLGLAFDGDADRCFVVDERGEGVSPSAITALVAARELAKHPGGTVIHNLITSWSVPEVVRENGGTPVRTRVGHSFIKEEMARTGAIFGGEHSAHYYFRDFWNADTGMLAALHVLAALGSQDGTLSDLVAQYDRYAASGEINSKVDDQAGRAAAVKTAFAGREGATADELDGLTVTTADWWFNLRASNTEPLLRLNVEARDEATMAKIRDEVLALVRA is encoded by the coding sequence ATGGACTTCAGAAGGGGTTGGGCCGTGGCTGCTGATCTGTCGCAGATCGTGAAGGCGTACGACGTCCGCGGGGTGGTGCCGGATCAGTGGGACGAGTCGCTCGCCGAACTGTTCGGCGCCGCCTTCGTCGAGGTGACGGGCGCGGACGGGATCGTCGTCGGCCACGACATGCGGCCGTCGTCGCCCGGCCTGTCGGGCGCCTTCGCACGCGGCGCGGCGGCCCGTGGCGCCGACGTCACCCTCATCGGACTGTGCTCGACGGACCAGCTGTACTTCGCGTCCGGCCACATGGGGCTCCCGGGCGCCATGTTCACCGCCTCGCACAACCCGGCGCAGTACAACGGCATCAAGATGTGCCGGGCGGGTGCCGCGCCCGTCGGCCAGGACACGGGCCTGGCCGACATCCGCCGGCTCGTGGAGACCTGGTCCGACGAGGGCGCCCCCGCCCCCGCCGGGACGCCGGGCACGGTGACCGAGCGCGACACGCTCACCGACTACGCCGAGCACCTGCTCTCGCTCGTCGACCTGTCCGCCATGCGTCCCCTGAAGGTCGTCGTGGACGCGGGCAACGGCATGGGCGGCCACACGGTTCCCACCGTCTTCGGCCCGCTCCCCGTCACGCTCGTCCCGATGTACTTCGAGCTGGACGGCACCTTCCCCAACCACGAGGCCAACCCGCTCGACCCGGCCAACATCGTCGACCTCCAGGCCCGCGTGCGCGAGGAGGGCGCGGACCTGGGCCTCGCCTTCGACGGCGACGCGGACCGCTGCTTCGTCGTGGACGAGCGGGGCGAGGGTGTCTCCCCGTCCGCGATCACCGCCCTGGTGGCCGCCCGGGAGCTGGCCAAGCACCCCGGCGGCACGGTCATCCACAACCTGATCACCTCGTGGTCCGTGCCGGAGGTGGTCCGCGAGAACGGCGGCACGCCGGTGCGCACCAGGGTCGGGCACTCCTTCATCAAGGAGGAGATGGCCCGCACCGGGGCGATCTTCGGCGGCGAGCACTCGGCGCACTACTACTTCCGCGACTTCTGGAACGCCGACACGGGCATGCTCGCCGCCCTCCATGTCCTCGCGGCGCTGGGTTCCCAGGACGGCACACTGTCCGACCTGGTCGCGCAGTACGACCGGTACGCGGCCTCCGGCGAGATCAACTCCAAGGTCGACGACCAGGCCGGCCGGGCGGCGGCGGTGAAGACCGCGTTCGCCGGCCGCGAGGGCGCCACGGCCGACGAGCTCGACGGGCTGACGGTCACCACCGCGGACTGGTGGTTCAACCTGCGCGCCTCGAACACGGAACCGCTGCTGCGGCTCAACGTGGAGGCACGCGACGAGGCGACGATGGCCAAGATCCGCGACGAGGTCCTGGCGCTCGTACGGGCCTGA
- a CDS encoding Trm112 family protein — MPLEAGLLQILACPACHAPLDDRTAADTPELICTGTDCGLAYPVRDGIPVLLVDEARRPA; from the coding sequence ATGCCGCTCGAAGCCGGCCTCCTGCAGATCCTCGCCTGCCCGGCCTGCCACGCCCCGCTCGACGACCGCACGGCAGCCGACACGCCCGAGCTGATCTGCACCGGCACGGATTGCGGCCTCGCCTACCCGGTGAGGGACGGCATCCCCGTCCTCCTCGTCGACGAGGCCCGCCGCCCCGCGTAA
- a CDS encoding SIS domain-containing protein, whose protein sequence is MLDESLLDDPDALARADRRGLLRGAAEAGARVRTAARHADEAGIARLDPDGRPRAVLVAGPGTAALGVADLIGALAGASAPVIPLRPTGVAHAAGALRWALPGWAGSLDLLLLTTTDGSEPGLALLAEQAYRRGCTVVAVAPQTSPLSEAVDGVHGLVVPMATAPYEAYEEAQAAAPGALWALFTPLLALLDRLGLVDAPPETLAKVADRLDRTAERCGPAIATHSNPAKTLAADLAERLPLIWTEGAGAGPAGRRFAAVLAELAGRPALAAELPEALPAHGVLLAGDFASGADEDDFFRDRVDEQQALRARVVLLRDRPAGGLTAAPAARELALGHDTAVSELEPEDGSQLESIAELLAVTDFAAVYLALAGSDNPHE, encoded by the coding sequence ATGCTCGACGAGTCACTCCTCGACGACCCGGACGCCTTGGCCCGTGCCGACCGCCGCGGCCTGCTCCGCGGCGCGGCCGAGGCCGGGGCCCGGGTGCGCACTGCCGCCAGGCACGCGGACGAAGCAGGCATCGCACGGCTCGATCCCGACGGCCGGCCGCGGGCCGTCCTCGTCGCCGGCCCCGGTACCGCGGCCCTGGGCGTCGCGGACCTGATCGGCGCCCTCGCCGGTGCCTCCGCCCCCGTCATCCCGCTCCGCCCCACCGGCGTCGCCCACGCGGCGGGCGCCCTGCGCTGGGCCCTGCCGGGCTGGGCGGGCTCCCTCGACCTGCTGCTCCTCACGACCACGGACGGCAGCGAACCCGGTCTCGCGCTGCTCGCCGAGCAGGCGTACCGGCGCGGCTGCACGGTCGTCGCCGTCGCCCCCCAGACCTCGCCGCTCTCGGAGGCGGTCGACGGGGTCCACGGACTGGTCGTCCCGATGGCCACCGCCCCGTACGAGGCGTACGAGGAGGCCCAGGCGGCCGCGCCCGGCGCTCTCTGGGCACTGTTCACGCCCCTCCTCGCGCTCCTCGACCGCCTCGGGCTGGTCGACGCGCCCCCGGAGACGCTCGCGAAGGTCGCGGACCGGCTCGACCGCACCGCCGAACGGTGCGGTCCCGCCATCGCCACCCACAGCAACCCGGCCAAGACCTTGGCCGCCGACCTCGCCGAACGGCTCCCGCTCATCTGGACGGAAGGCGCGGGCGCCGGCCCGGCGGGCCGCCGCTTCGCCGCGGTCCTCGCCGAGCTCGCGGGCCGCCCCGCGCTCGCGGCCGAGCTGCCGGAGGCACTGCCGGCGCACGGAGTGCTCCTCGCCGGCGACTTCGCGTCGGGCGCCGACGAGGACGACTTCTTCCGCGACCGGGTCGACGAGCAGCAGGCGCTGCGTGCCCGCGTCGTACTGCTGCGCGACCGGCCGGCCGGCGGCCTCACCGCGGCACCCGCCGCCCGCGAACTGGCGCTCGGCCACGACACGGCCGTCAGCGAGCTCGAACCGGAGGACGGCTCGCAGCTGGAGTCGATCGCCGAACTGCTCGCCGTCACCGACTTCGCCGCCGTGTACCTGGCCCTCGCGGGATCCGACAATCCGCACGAGTAG
- the manA gene encoding mannose-6-phosphate isomerase, class I → MDRLANTVRPYAWGSTTAIPELLGVAPTGEPQAEMWMGAHPGAPSRVTRGGEAERALSDVIAAAPERELGDAAVAKFGPRLPFLLKLLAAASPLSLQVHPDLAQARDGYGAEESAGVPIDAPHRNYKDANHKPELICALTPFDGLCGFRAPAAAAELLAGLEVDSLKPYVDLLHARPEDAALREVLTAVLTADPQEMAACVAEAAAAAERLGGAYAPYAEIARHYPGDPGVIAAMLLNHIRLQPGEALFLGAGVPHAYLDGLGVEIMANSDNVLRCGLTPKHVDVPELLRIVRFEATEPAVLRPEASPSGEEVYEAPIDEFRLSRYVLAPDAEPRDVTASTPQILLCTAGGVTAGELRLGPGESAFVPAGEKVEISGTDGGPGTVFRATVVA, encoded by the coding sequence ATGGATCGCCTCGCCAACACCGTGCGCCCCTACGCATGGGGGTCCACGACCGCCATCCCGGAGCTGCTCGGCGTCGCTCCCACCGGCGAGCCGCAGGCCGAGATGTGGATGGGAGCACACCCGGGGGCACCGTCCCGCGTCACCCGCGGCGGCGAGGCGGAGCGCGCCCTGTCCGACGTGATCGCCGCCGCCCCCGAACGGGAGCTCGGCGACGCGGCCGTCGCCAAGTTCGGGCCTCGGCTGCCCTTCCTCCTCAAGCTCCTTGCCGCCGCCTCGCCCCTCTCCCTCCAGGTCCACCCCGATCTCGCCCAGGCCAGGGACGGCTACGGCGCGGAGGAGAGCGCCGGGGTCCCCATCGACGCGCCGCACCGCAACTACAAGGACGCCAACCACAAGCCGGAACTGATCTGCGCGCTCACGCCGTTCGACGGCCTCTGCGGTTTCCGCGCACCCGCCGCCGCGGCCGAACTGCTCGCCGGACTCGAGGTCGACTCCCTCAAGCCGTACGTCGACCTCCTGCACGCGCGGCCCGAGGACGCCGCCCTCCGCGAGGTGCTCACCGCCGTACTGACCGCGGACCCGCAGGAGATGGCTGCCTGTGTCGCGGAGGCAGCGGCCGCCGCCGAGCGGCTCGGCGGTGCTTACGCCCCGTACGCCGAGATCGCCCGCCACTACCCGGGTGACCCGGGCGTCATCGCGGCGATGTTGCTCAACCACATCCGACTTCAGCCGGGAGAGGCGCTGTTCCTCGGCGCCGGTGTGCCGCACGCCTACCTCGACGGGCTCGGCGTCGAAATCATGGCCAACTCCGACAACGTGCTGCGCTGCGGTCTCACCCCCAAACACGTGGACGTCCCCGAACTCCTGCGCATCGTCCGGTTCGAGGCGACCGAACCCGCCGTGCTGCGCCCCGAGGCGTCACCCTCCGGCGAAGAGGTCTACGAGGCTCCCATCGACGAGTTCCGGCTGTCCCGCTACGTGCTCGCGCCCGACGCGGAGCCGCGCGACGTGACCGCGTCCACGCCGCAGATCCTGCTCTGCACCGCAGGCGGCGTCACGGCCGGTGAACTGAGGCTGGGACCGGGGGAGTCGGCGTTCGTGCCTGCCGGGGAGAAGGTGGAGATCTCGGGTACGGACGGCGGTCCCGGCACCGTCTTCCGCGCGACTGTGGTGGCCTGA
- a CDS encoding cation diffusion facilitator family transporter, producing MSASGGTKAIVAALAANLAIAVAKFVAFLFSGSSSMLAESVHSLADSGNQGLLLVGGKKAQREATPQHPFGYGRERYIYAFLVSIVLFSVGGMFAIYEGYEKIKHPHEIEAWYWPVGVLVFAIIAETFSFRTAIKESNSVRGKLTWTQFVRRAKAPELPVVLLEDLGALVGLILALGGVGLALLTGDGVWDGIGTLCIGVLLIAIAIVLAAETKSLLLGESAGTDDIEKIKAATVDGRTVTRIIHMRTLHLGPEELLVAAKIAVEQHETADEVAEAINAAEDRIRAAVPIARVIYLEPDIYDASVAAGGTDPAKSPGGSGH from the coding sequence ATGAGCGCGTCAGGCGGTACCAAGGCGATCGTGGCAGCACTCGCCGCGAACCTCGCAATCGCGGTGGCCAAATTCGTGGCGTTCCTCTTCAGTGGTTCGTCGTCGATGCTCGCCGAAAGCGTCCACTCGCTCGCCGACTCGGGCAACCAGGGCCTGCTGCTGGTCGGCGGCAAGAAGGCCCAGCGGGAGGCGACCCCGCAACACCCCTTCGGGTACGGGCGCGAGCGCTACATCTATGCCTTCCTCGTCTCCATCGTGCTGTTCTCCGTCGGTGGCATGTTCGCCATCTACGAGGGCTACGAGAAGATCAAGCACCCGCACGAGATCGAGGCCTGGTACTGGCCGGTCGGCGTGCTCGTCTTCGCGATCATCGCCGAGACGTTCTCGTTCCGCACCGCCATCAAGGAGTCCAACTCGGTGCGCGGCAAACTGACCTGGACGCAGTTCGTGCGCCGGGCCAAGGCGCCCGAGCTTCCTGTGGTGCTCCTGGAGGACCTCGGCGCCCTGGTCGGTCTGATCCTCGCCCTCGGCGGCGTCGGCCTCGCGCTGCTCACGGGCGACGGCGTCTGGGACGGCATCGGCACCCTGTGCATCGGCGTCCTGCTCATCGCGATCGCCATCGTGCTCGCCGCGGAGACCAAGTCCCTGCTGCTGGGTGAGTCCGCGGGCACGGACGACATCGAGAAGATCAAGGCCGCCACGGTCGACGGCCGGACCGTCACCCGCATCATCCACATGCGCACCCTCCACCTCGGTCCCGAGGAACTGCTCGTCGCCGCGAAGATCGCCGTCGAGCAGCACGAGACCGCCGACGAGGTGGCGGAGGCCATCAACGCCGCTGAGGACCGCATCCGCGCGGCCGTGCCGATCGCGCGCGTGATCTACCTCGAGCCGGACATCTACGACGCGTCGGTCGCCGCCGGGGGCACCGACCCCGCCAAGTCGCCGGGCGGCTCCGGTCACTGA
- the ahcY gene encoding adenosylhomocysteinase produces MSTVANGQDFKVADLSLAAFGRKEITLAEHEMPGLMSIRKEYAEAQPLAGARITGSLHMTVQTAVLIETLAALGAEVRWASCNIFSTQDHAAAAIAVGPNGTPENPQGIPVFAWKGETLEEYWWCTEQALTWPNTPTGGPNMILDDGGDATLLVHKGVEFEKAGAAPDPSTADSEEYSHILRLLNRTLTENPQKWTQLASEIRGVTEETTTGVHRLYEMHRDGTLLFPAINVNDAVTKSKFDNKYGCRHSLIDGINRATDVLIGGKTAVVCGYGDVGKGCAESLRGQGARVIITEIDPICALQAAMDGYQVTTLDEVVESADIFITTTGNKDIIMASDMARMKHQAIVGNIGHFDNEIDMAGLAQLPGVVKDEVKPQVHTWTFPDGKVLIVLSEGRLLNLGNATGHPSFVMSNSFADQTLAQIELFTKPQEYPTDVYVLPKHLDEKVARLHLDALGVKLTTLRPEQAAYIGVEVEGPYKPDHYRY; encoded by the coding sequence ATGTCGACTGTCGCCAATGGCCAGGACTTCAAGGTCGCCGACCTTTCCCTCGCCGCCTTCGGCCGCAAGGAGATCACTCTCGCCGAGCACGAGATGCCCGGCCTGATGTCGATCCGCAAGGAGTACGCCGAAGCCCAGCCGCTCGCCGGCGCGCGCATCACCGGCTCCCTGCACATGACCGTGCAGACCGCGGTCCTCATCGAGACCCTGGCCGCCCTGGGCGCCGAGGTCCGCTGGGCCTCCTGCAACATCTTCTCCACCCAGGACCACGCCGCCGCCGCCATCGCGGTCGGCCCGAACGGCACTCCCGAGAACCCGCAGGGCATCCCGGTCTTCGCCTGGAAGGGCGAGACGCTGGAGGAGTACTGGTGGTGCACGGAGCAGGCCCTGACCTGGCCGAACACCCCCACCGGCGGCCCGAACATGATCCTGGACGACGGCGGTGACGCGACCCTCCTGGTCCACAAGGGCGTCGAGTTCGAGAAGGCGGGCGCCGCTCCCGACCCGTCCACCGCGGACAGCGAGGAGTACAGCCACATCCTCCGCCTGCTGAACCGCACTCTCACCGAGAACCCGCAGAAGTGGACGCAGCTGGCGTCCGAGATCCGCGGTGTGACGGAGGAGACCACGACGGGTGTGCACCGTCTCTACGAGATGCACCGTGACGGCACGCTGCTGTTCCCGGCGATCAATGTGAACGACGCGGTCACGAAGTCGAAGTTCGACAACAAGTACGGTTGCCGGCACTCGTTGATCGACGGCATCAACCGTGCCACCGACGTCCTGATCGGCGGCAAGACGGCGGTCGTGTGCGGTTACGGCGATGTGGGCAAGGGCTGTGCGGAGTCGCTGCGCGGTCAGGGCGCGCGGGTGATCATCACGGAGATCGACCCGATCTGCGCGCTGCAGGCGGCGATGGACGGCTACCAGGTGACCACGCTGGACGAGGTGGTGGAGAGCGCGGACATCTTCATCACCACGACCGGCAACAAGGACATCATCATGGCCTCGGACATGGCCCGGATGAAGCACCAGGCGATCGTGGGCAACATCGGGCACTTCGACAACGAGATCGACATGGCCGGTCTGGCGCAGCTGCCGGGTGTGGTGAAGGACGAGGTCAAGCCGCAGGTCCACACCTGGACGTTCCCCGACGGCAAGGTCCTGATCGTGCTGTCCGAGGGGCGTCTGCTGAACCTGGGCAACGCGACCGGTCACCCCTCCTTCGTGATGTCCAACTCGTTCGCGGACCAGACCCTGGCGCAGATCGAGCTGTTCACGAAGCCGCAGGAGTACCCGACCGACGTCTACGTGCTGCCCAAGCACCTGGACGAGAAGGTCGCCCGGCTCCACCTGGACGCCCTCGGGGTCAAGCTGACCACCCTGCGCCCGGAGCAGGCCGCCTACATCGGCGTCGAGGTCGAGGGTCCGTACAAGCCGGACCACTACCGCTACTGA
- a CDS encoding RDD family protein, which produces MSGLVTGDAVVLGLQPARLPSRALALVIDLAVIWTVYLLLSIGLAIATASLDEAAVMAVSIASFLLVLVGAPIAVETLSHGRSLGKLACGLRVVRDDGGPIRFRHALVRGAMGVVEVLFTFGVIACIASLVSERGRRIGDVFAGTLVVRERVPAARGPMASPPPPPWLVGRFAQLDLSGVPDDLWLAIRQYLTRMRQLDPAVSWSMAQRLAGDLAARTGTPAPDGVPPAAYLAAVVNERQARDARRAFTAAAREAASGQAADGRAGVPAPPMTVRPDAQPAAAAAGGPPPPRTAAPVSADTPPTAASGGFAPPA; this is translated from the coding sequence GTGAGTGGGCTAGTGACGGGGGACGCGGTCGTACTGGGGCTGCAGCCGGCAAGACTGCCGAGCCGGGCGCTCGCCCTCGTGATCGATCTCGCCGTCATCTGGACCGTGTACCTGCTGCTGTCGATCGGTCTGGCGATCGCGACGGCGTCGCTGGACGAGGCCGCTGTCATGGCGGTGTCCATCGCATCGTTCCTGCTCGTCCTGGTCGGTGCGCCGATAGCCGTGGAGACTCTGAGCCATGGGCGTTCCCTGGGAAAGCTGGCCTGCGGACTGCGGGTGGTGCGCGACGACGGCGGGCCGATCCGTTTCCGCCACGCGCTGGTGCGCGGGGCGATGGGCGTGGTGGAGGTCCTCTTCACTTTCGGGGTCATCGCCTGCATCGCCTCGCTGGTGTCGGAGCGGGGCCGGCGAATAGGCGACGTCTTCGCCGGGACCCTCGTCGTGAGGGAGCGGGTCCCGGCCGCCCGCGGTCCGATGGCGTCGCCTCCTCCGCCGCCGTGGCTGGTCGGACGGTTCGCCCAGCTCGACCTGTCGGGAGTGCCGGACGACCTGTGGCTGGCGATACGCCAGTACCTGACCCGGATGAGGCAGCTGGATCCTGCGGTGAGCTGGTCGATGGCGCAGCGGCTGGCCGGTGATCTGGCCGCGCGTACCGGTACGCCTGCGCCGGACGGCGTTCCGCCGGCCGCGTATCTGGCCGCAGTGGTCAACGAGCGGCAGGCCCGTGACGCCCGGCGGGCGTTCACCGCGGCCGCACGCGAAGCCGCCTCCGGGCAGGCCGCCGACGGTCGCGCCGGGGTCCCCGCGCCCCCGATGACCGTCCGCCCGGACGCGCAACCGGCCGCAGCCGCAGCAGGCGGCCCGCCGCCGCCCCGCACGGCGGCGCCGGTTTCGGCGGACACCCCGCCGACTGCGGCGTCCGGCGGGTTCGCCCCTCCCGCCTGA
- a CDS encoding stage II sporulation protein M, with amino-acid sequence MDLDVFVTAHRAEWDRLDHLLRRGGHLTGAEADELVALYQRTATHLSLVQSSAPEPALTARLTQLVARARAVVTGTRRSSWRDAVHFLTAGFPAAVYRSRHWWIPTAVLSTLLAALIGWWIGAHPEVQSAIGAPEELRRLTRPGGEYETYYSSHPAASFAAQVWTNNAQAAAMCLTLGAFLCLPVIWILFLNMLNLGVGIGLMSSAGRLDVFLGLVLPHGLLELTAVFVAAGTGLRLGWTVIDPGPQSRRTALAQQGRAALGMAIGLALVLFVSGLIEGFVTPSGLPTWARITIGIVAELAFLAYVYILGGRAARAGEIGDVEEADRSAELPTAA; translated from the coding sequence ATGGACCTCGATGTCTTCGTGACAGCCCACCGCGCAGAGTGGGACCGCCTGGACCACCTCCTTCGCCGGGGCGGTCATCTGACGGGTGCGGAAGCAGACGAGCTCGTCGCCCTCTACCAGCGCACGGCCACTCATCTCTCCCTTGTGCAGTCCAGCGCTCCCGAACCGGCACTGACCGCCAGACTCACCCAGCTCGTGGCGCGGGCACGCGCTGTGGTCACGGGCACCCGGCGGTCGAGCTGGAGGGACGCGGTCCACTTCCTCACCGCCGGATTTCCCGCCGCCGTCTACCGCTCCCGGCACTGGTGGATACCGACAGCGGTGCTCTCCACCCTGCTCGCCGCACTCATCGGCTGGTGGATCGGGGCCCATCCGGAGGTCCAGTCCGCGATCGGGGCCCCGGAGGAACTCCGTCGGCTCACGCGTCCCGGCGGCGAGTACGAGACCTACTACTCGAGCCACCCCGCCGCCTCGTTCGCCGCCCAGGTCTGGACGAACAACGCTCAGGCAGCCGCCATGTGTCTGACTCTCGGCGCCTTCCTGTGCCTGCCGGTCATCTGGATCCTCTTCCTGAACATGCTGAATCTGGGCGTCGGTATCGGGCTCATGTCCTCCGCCGGCCGGCTCGACGTGTTCCTCGGTCTGGTGCTCCCGCACGGGCTGCTCGAGCTGACGGCCGTGTTCGTCGCCGCCGGCACCGGCCTGCGCCTCGGCTGGACGGTCATCGACCCCGGACCGCAGAGCCGCCGCACCGCGCTCGCCCAGCAGGGCCGGGCGGCGCTCGGTATGGCCATCGGCCTGGCACTCGTGCTGTTCGTGTCCGGCCTGATCGAAGGCTTCGTCACCCCCTCCGGACTACCGACATGGGCGCGCATCACCATCGGCATCGTCGCCGAGCTGGCCTTCCTCGCGTACGTCTACATCCTGGGCGGCCGAGCGGCCCGCGCAGGGGAGATCGGGGACGTGGAGGAGGCGGACCGCAGCGCCGAGCTGCCCACGGCGGCCTGA
- a CDS encoding DUF58 domain-containing protein: MALTGRTALLAALGSLPVGILAPSWTGMLAVNAPLSLAILCDYALAAPVRTLRFTRSGDTSVRLGDAAKVDLMVTNPSERRLRADLRDAWPPSSWLPGAEQTASRHRLSIPAGERRRLTTVLRPTRRGDRRPERITVRSYGPLGLAARQGNHDVPWTVRVLPPFTSRKHLPSRLARLRELDGRTSVLIRGQGTEFDSLRDYVPGDDTRSIDWRATARRTTVAVRTWRPERDRHILIVLDTGRTSAGRVGDVPRLDAAMDAALLLGALASRAGDRVGLLAYDRRIRAQVVGRSAGDVLPAMVNAFAPLEPELVETDARGLSAAALTNAPRRSLIVLLTSLDAAPVEEGLLPVLPQLTQRHTVLVASVADPHIERMKATRGSVEGVYDAAAATQAQSQRNRAAEQLQRHGVTVVDATPEKIAPALADAYLALKAAGRL, translated from the coding sequence ATGGCCCTCACCGGACGAACCGCACTCCTGGCCGCGCTCGGCTCACTTCCCGTAGGCATCCTCGCTCCGAGCTGGACCGGGATGCTCGCTGTCAACGCGCCCCTCTCACTCGCAATCCTGTGCGACTACGCCCTCGCCGCGCCAGTGCGAACGCTCCGGTTCACCCGAAGTGGTGACACATCCGTTCGACTCGGTGACGCCGCGAAAGTCGACCTGATGGTCACCAACCCTTCAGAGCGGCGGCTGCGAGCCGATCTCCGCGATGCCTGGCCGCCCAGCAGCTGGCTGCCGGGGGCCGAGCAGACTGCCTCACGCCACAGGTTGAGCATCCCGGCCGGCGAGCGCCGTCGGCTCACCACGGTCCTGCGGCCCACACGACGGGGCGACCGCCGGCCGGAGCGCATCACGGTCCGCTCCTACGGCCCCCTGGGCCTGGCGGCCCGGCAGGGCAATCACGACGTCCCTTGGACGGTCCGCGTCCTCCCGCCCTTCACGAGCCGCAAGCATCTGCCGTCCCGCCTGGCGCGACTGCGCGAACTCGACGGCCGTACCAGCGTCCTGATCCGGGGCCAGGGAACGGAGTTCGACAGTCTTCGCGACTACGTCCCCGGGGACGACACTCGGTCCATCGACTGGCGGGCCACCGCTCGCCGGACCACCGTGGCCGTCCGCACCTGGCGCCCGGAACGCGACCGGCACATCCTCATCGTTCTCGACACGGGGCGGACCTCGGCCGGACGCGTCGGGGACGTCCCACGCCTGGACGCCGCGATGGACGCCGCGCTCCTGCTGGGCGCGTTGGCGTCACGCGCGGGTGACCGAGTGGGCCTGCTGGCGTACGACCGGCGCATCCGCGCCCAGGTCGTCGGGCGGTCCGCCGGTGACGTGCTTCCGGCCATGGTCAACGCTTTCGCTCCTCTGGAGCCGGAACTCGTCGAGACGGACGCCCGCGGCCTCAGCGCAGCCGCGCTGACGAACGCTCCCCGCCGGTCCCTCATCGTCCTTCTGACGAGCCTCGACGCCGCTCCGGTCGAGGAGGGCCTGCTGCCCGTCCTCCCGCAGCTCACGCAGCGCCACACCGTCCTGGTGGCCTCTGTGGCCGATCCTCACATCGAACGCATGAAGGCGACGCGCGGCTCGGTCGAGGGTGTCTACGACGCAGCGGCAGCGACCCAGGCCCAGTCCCAGCGGAACCGCGCGGCGGAGCAGTTGCAGCGCCACGGTGTCACGGTTGTGGATGCGACACCGGAGAAGATCGCACCCGCTCTCGCCGATGCGTATCTCGCTCTCAAAGCAGCCGGTCGCCTCTGA